In Nodosilinea sp. PGN35, the genomic stretch GCCTTCGACTACCACCCCGACGGCGAGCTGGCCCCGCGCGACGTGGTCAGCCGCGCCATCTTTCACCACCTGCAAAAGACCGGCGACAGCCGCGTGTGGCTCGACATGCGGCCTATACCGCCCGATCGCTTGCAGTACCGGTTCCCCAATATTTTGCGGGTGTGCCGCACCTGGGGCATTGACCCGCTCACCGACCCCGTGCCGGTTTCCCCCGCCGCCCACTACTGGATGGGCGGCATCACGACGGATCTGAGCAGCCAAACCACAATTCCGGGCCTCTACGCCGTGGGCGAAAACGCCAGTACCGGCGTCCATGGGGCCAACCGTTTGGCCAGCAATTCCCTACTGGAATGTCTGGTCTACGGCGCTGAGCTGGCCAAACTGCCCTTAAAATCCGGGAAAAGTGGGGATCAACAGACTTTGACGGGGGAGGCTTCAGCCCTGGATGAGGCGACCCTACCCTGGCCGCAGAACACCGCCGTAGACGCACTGGCAACGATTCATCAACAGCGCGAGCAGCTGACCCAGCTGATGTGGGACGCGGCTGCTATCAGCCGTGAGCAGGGGCGGCTGGAGGGGGCGATCGCCGATCTCAGCCAGTGGCGCACCGATTGGCAACAGCATCCGTGGCAGTCCCTCCACCAGCTGTCGCCCGGTCAGACCTACGCCCTGCCCGACACCCTTGACTGGCCGCTGGTACGGGCCTGGGGCGAACTGGGCAATCTCTACGACATCGCCTGGCTGATTCTCACCAGCGCCGCCTTTCGCACCGAGAGCCGGGGCGGCCACTTTCGCCAAGACTACCCCCAGCCCAGCCCCCGATGGCAGGTGCATACGGTGGTGGAGGGCGATCGCTGGGAGCAGTCGCCGCCCGTAGAGGAATAGACGGGGGCCGTCAGTTTTGAGTGCTTAGTTTTGTTCGCGAAGCGTCTCCGAAGGAGAAATTTTGAATTCCTGGAGTACAAAAGGCATTCAAAACTCAAAATTCAAAACTTATAGCTATGGCCAGTCTGCTTGAGACAGCTTCCCTTTGAACGTTCAAACGTTTTCAAGGTTATAGCTATGGCCAGGTTGTTTGAGACAGCTTCCCTATGAACGTTCAAACGTTTGAACGTTTTCAAGGTTACTCGACGTCCTAACCGCTGTGACTACGGCTATAAAACTCAAAGCTAGCGGAGCCTCCTGTCTCTAACTACGGCTCAATTACCGCCGCCGCTTTTTCGGCCGCCGTCCCTTGCCCTTAGAGGCCGAGGATAGCCAGTCGGTAACGTAGTGGCTGAGGGCACCGAGTTCGAGGCCAGCCACCAGGGCCAGCCACCAGGGCCAGTAGGTGAGCAGCGCCCAGCCTAGTCCATCCACCAGTTCTCCCCAGGTGAGGGCGGTGCGCTGGGTGCTGTTGAGCAGATCGACGACGACTATACCCCCCAGGCCCAGCCAGAGCGATACGTACAGAACTCTGACTGCGGTGCCCACAATTGGCCCGTGGGACCAGGGCGATCGGTGGCGCATGCTGCCCCGGTAGGGCAGCCAGATCCACCTGAGCCAGCCCCAGCGCTTGTACTGCACCGAGTGAATGTCGAGGTCGGGGCCGAGCATCCAGCCGCCCAGCAAAAAACCCAGGCAGACCACCGTGGTCAACCAGCCGCTGAGGGTGAGGCGAAAGGCGACCAGCACCACCAGGGGTAGGGCCCAGAGGGTAATGCGATCGTGGGTGCGGCCTGAGGACATGGCACAGGTGTACCAGGATTTTGCCCGTCTGGCAAGGGGCGGAGGCGCGGGGCGATCGCCCTCGGCCAGAGCATTGGCGTTAGGCGGTAGTCCCGGTGACCCGGAGAACCGTCTGCAGGAGCACCTCTGGCTCCACCGGCTTGGGCAGGTGCTGCTGAAACCCGTTGGCCAGGGCCTCGGTCTGGTCAGACAGGCGGGCGTGGGCGGTGATGGCGATCGCCGGAATCTGCGCCTGAGGCGCAGGCAGCTCTGCTCTAATTTTTTGAATCAGGGTGTAGCCATCCATGTCGGGCATGCTGATATCGCACAGCAGCAGGGCGGGCTGGGTCGCGCCGAGCAGCTCTAACCCCTCCTCGGCGGTGGCCGCCGTGGTTACGATCGCCCCCTGGGACTGGAGCAGAAAAGCCAGATATTCGCGGGTGTCGGTGTCATCTTCGACAATCAAAATGCTCATATCCGCCAGGGCGCGCGGGGCGACACCGACGGGGTTATCCCTCAGGGAGGAGGAGGGAGCGGCGGCGGCGGTTACGGGTACCAGGGGCAGCGCCACGGTAAAGGTGGTGCCCTGGTTGGGGCCGGGGCTGTCGGCCCAAACGTAGCCCTGGTGCTGTTCGACTAGGTGATAGACGATCGCCAGACCCAGACCCAGGCCCCCCTGGGCACGGGTGGTGCTGCTGTCGGCCTGACGAAAGCGATCGAAAATGTGGGGCAAAAAGTCGGCGGCGATGCCCATGCCCGTGTCGCGAATTTGCAGCTGGGCATAGCCGGGGGCGTAGGGGGGCGGGGGCGACACGGGCGCGTGGGCCAAATCGGCCACCACCGTAAGGTGCAGGTCTACTCGCCCCTGCTGGGGGGTAAATTTAATCGCGTTGGTGAGCAGGTTCCACACCACCTGCTGGAGACGCAGGGCGTCGCCTACGATCTCGAGGCGGGCGGTGTCCTGGAGGTTATCGACCAGGGCGATCGCCTTGGCCTCCGCCGAGGGCCGCACGGTTTCGAGGGCGGTTTGGGCGATCGCCGCCAGATCTAACGGCTGACAGTGCAGCTGGAGCTTGCCCCGCACAATTTGCGACACGTCGAGAATGTCCTCGATCAGCTGTTTTTGGGTGATGGCGTTGCGCTCAATGGTGCTGATGGCGTAGTCGATTTTTTGCGGGTCTAAATTGCGCGATCGCAGCAGGTGCGACCAGCCCAGAATCGAATTTAGCGGCGTGCGCAGCTCGTGGGAGAGCACCGCGATAAATTCGTCCTTCATGCGGTTGGCGGTCTCGGCCTCCTGGCGGGCCGCCTGCTCGCGAATCACCTGGGCGCTGGCGGCCTCGGCCAGCTTGCGCTCGGTGATGTCTTCGACGGTGCCCACGTAGCCGAGAAACTGTTTCTGCTCCGACACCAGCCGCGCCGAGCGAATGGAGACCCAGCGATGGGCTGTTTCCTCCGACTGAAACCGAAATTCCTGGGAATAGTCCTGCCCGTCTTCGAGGTAGGCGGCCCAGGTGGAGTGGGCGACGGCCAGGTCATCGGGGTGTACCGAAACCAGCCAGCTCTGCTGGGGCTGGGTCTCGGCGGAGCCACAGCAAATACTCTGAAACCGGGGGTTGGTATAGACGCAGTAGCCCTCGGTATCGGTGACAAAGACCCCCAGGGGAGAACAGGCACTCAGCAGCCGAAAGCGCTCTTCACTCGTCTGCAGTTCGGTGTTGATGGCCTCTAGCTGAGCGGCCTGCTGCTGCAGGGCCTGGGTCTGCTGCTGCAACATTTCGGTCTTTTGGCGCAGCGCCTCGCTCTTCTTAAACAGCTCAATAAAAATAGCCACCTTTGACAGCAAAATGTTGGGGGCGATGGGCTTGATTAAATAATCGACGGCCCCCAGGGCATAGCCCTTAAACATAAACTGTTCGTTGCTGCTAAAAGCGGTGAGAAAAATGATCGGCGTGTCCCGCGATCGCTGGCGATGGCGAATCAGCGTGGCCACCTCAAAGCCATCCATTTGAGGCATTTGCACATCCAGCAAAATTACCGCAAAATCGTCTTGAAGCAGGCAGCGCAGAGCCTCTTCCCCCGACGTTGACTTCACCAGGTTGGCTCCTAAATCTCCCAGAATGGCCTCCAGGGCTACCAGGTTTTCGGGCTGGTCGTCCACCAGCAAAATATTTACCGGAGATTCGCTCTGCATGGTTAACCTCCCGTCGCGGCGCAGAGGTGAATTAATCGCGGCGCAATATCCCCCAGGGGCAGCACCCAGTCGGCGGCGGCGGCGGCGATCGCCGCCTTGGGCAGTACCGGGCTTTCCGCCGTAGCCGGATCTTGCACAATGGCGACTCCCCCCCGCCTCTGGAGAGTCGTTAACCCCTGCACGCCGTCCTGGTTAGCTCCAGTCAAAATGACGCCAATCACGCGATCGCTGTAAACATCGGCGGCGGATTCTAACAGCACATCAATGGAGGGGCGAGCATAGGAAACAGGTTCATCAACAGACAGCGAAAAATACCCGTATTCTACCAGTAAATGATAGTCGGCGGGGGCAAGATAAACATGCCCTGGCTGAATGCGTTCTTTGTCCTCGACTTCGTGCACGGGTAGAACCGTAAACTGTTGCAAAAAGGTGCCCAAACTTGGGTCAGACTCCCGATGGCGATGCTGGACGACGGCGATCGCCGCCGGAAATTCTTTGGGCAGAGCGCCAAGCAAAATTTTTAAGGCCGACAATCCGCCCAGGGAAGTGCCCATAACAATTAATTCATAGGCCACTAATTGCGTCTCCTATAAATCTTTTCGGGTCTGACTAAATCATCGTAGGCGCTCTCATATTTTGTAAAGCGGATGGTTTCTTGCTTGCCCAGGGCGAGAATGCCAAACTTACACAGGCTGTTATAAAACAGCTCATGCACCTGATTTTGCAGCGCTTGGTTAAAGTAGATCAGCACGTTGCGACAGAGAATTACGTTGAATTCATTAAACGAGCCGTCGGTCACCAGGTTGTGCTCGCCAAACACAATCCGTTCCCGCAGGGCGGGCCGCAAAATAGCGTGGTTGTAGTTGGCCGTGTAGTATTCCGAAAAGGTGCGCTGTCCGCCGGCCTTTAGATACAGCTGGGTGTAGTCCTGCATTTGCTTGTAGGGATAAATTCCCTGACGGGCGATTTGCAGCACCCGGTCGTTGGCGTCGGTGGCATAGATGCGACAGCGGGGGTAGAGCCCTTCCTCTTGCAGCAGAATGGCCATGGAGTAGACCTCCTGCCCGGTGGAGCAGCCCGCATGCCAGATGCGAAAGAAGGGATAAGTGCGCAGCAGGGGCACCACCTGCTGGCGGAAGGCCATGTAGAAGGTGGGATCTCGGAACATGGCGGTGGTGTTGACCGTGAGCCCCAGCAGCAGGCGCTCGGCGCAGGCGCGATCGCGCAACACCAGTGCTTGCAGCTGAGCTACCGAGGCCACCCTTTCAGTTCTCAAAAAGCTTTGAATGCGCCGCTTGAGGGAGGCCGGGGCATAGTTGCGAAAATCGTAGCCATACCGACGATATAGCCCTTCAACTAGCAAATGAATATCGACATCGTCTGGTTTCAAGAGCTCCGCCAGCCCCTGGCCGCCTGTGCAAACAACTGGTTCAAAGAGTCCTCCGAGGTACAGCACTGGCCAGGTAGCTAGGCATAGGGGCCGCTAGCAAGCCAAGATTGAGGGGCGATCTGGCCCACCGTCGCCATCTCTCAGGAGGGTTGGTCTTGAGACTGGCCTGGGGGGGATAACTGGCGATAGGTCAATTTTAGCCTGGGTACCCCTCAGCTGGAGCGCGATCGCCGTCTACGCCCAGGCCATCTTTGCCCCATTTTGGCCCAATCCCACCGGTCAGGAGTATTCCCTGGGAAAGATCTTGGCCCAGGGCTACTGATACAGCCACAGGCGCAGCAGGGTGAGCAGCTGCTCGGTATCGACGGGTTTGGTGATGTAGTCGGAGGCCCCGGCTTCGATGCACTTTTCGCGATCGCCCTGCATGGCCTTGGCGGTCAGGGCGATGATGGGCAGCGATCGAAACTGCTCTCGTCTGCGGATCAGGCGCGTGGTCTCGTAGCCGTCAAGCTCGGGCATCATCACATCCATCAGCACGATGCCGACATCGGGGTTGGCCCGCAGGGTCTCAATGCCTTCGCGGCCGTTTTCGGCAAACACCACCGCCATGTCGTACTGCTCCAGCAGGCTGGTGAGGGCAAAGATATTGCGCACGTCATCGTCAATGATCAGCACTTTTTTGCCCGCCAGGGCCGGGTCGCTGTGCTGCAAGCGCTCTAGCATTTGCTGCTGGCTCGGCGGTAGGTCTGCCTGCACCCGGTGCAAAAACAGGGCGGTTTCATCCAGCAGCCGCTCGGGCGATCGCACATCTTTGATGATGATGGTCTCGGCCAGACGGCGCAGCTGGGTTTCTTCGGCCTCGGTCAGGTCTTGGCCGGTGTAGACGATGATCGGCAGCCGCACCAGGGCCGGATCCTGCTTGATCTGCTCCAGCAGCTCAAAGCCATTCATGTCGGGCAGACCCAGATCGAGCACGATGCAGTCGCAGGGCTGGGAGCGGAGGGTCTCCAGGGCCGCCGCCCCCGTATGAACCGCAGTGCTGGTGACATCGCCGCCGCCGATCAGCTCGATGATACTCTGGGCCTGCACCGGGTCATCTTCGATCACCAGCAGGTAGCGCACCCGGCGCTCTATGAACTGTTTGATGTCGATCAGGGTCTGGGTCAAGATTTCGGGGGCGACGGGTTTTTGAATGTGGGCGATCGCCCCCATCTGAAACTCCTGCTGCTGCTGGTCATTTACCGTCAAAATATGCACCGGAATGTGGCGGGTAGCGGGATCGTGCTTGAGCTGTTCGAGCACCGCCAGGCCGTCCATATCGGGCAGATGCAGATCTAGGGTGATGGCGTTGGGCACAAACTGCTGGGCCAGGGCCAGGCCGGTCTGTCCCTGGAGCGCGATCAACACCTTAAACCCCTGCCCTCGGGCCATTTCAATCAAAATGCGGGCAAAGTTGGGGTCATCCTCAACGATTAGCAGCACCGGCTCGGCACTGCTCTGCCCGGCGGCCCCGAGGGCGGCCCGATCGTCCTCCAGGGTGTCGGGCAGCGGCGGCAGCGCCTCCGGGGAAGAGATGGCGGGCGGGGCCGGGGCCGCCAGGGCCAGGTCGGGGGCCGGGTTGGCAAAGGGGCGATCGCCCCGCTGGGCCCGCACCTGAAGCACCTCGCCATCGGTCAAAGGGGCCGCGTAGCGCTCCGGCAGGTACAGGGTAAAGGTGCTGCCCTGGTCGGGGGCGCTTTGCAGCTCCAGGGTGCCCCCCAGCAGCTGGGCCAGCTGGAGGCTGATCGACAGCCCCAGCCCGGTGCCACCGTACTTGCGGCTGGTGGTGCCGTCGGCCTGCTGAAACGCGCCAAAAATACTGTGCTGTTTTTCTGGCGGAATGCCGATGCCGGTGTCGGTGACGGCAAAGGCCACCCGACCGTCGGCCACCGGCAAGATCTCCACCGTCACCCCGCCCCGCTCCGTGAACTTGATGGCATTGGAGATCAGGTTTTTGAGAATCTGCTGCAGGCGTCTGGGATCGGTGGCCAGAGTTGAAGGCAGGCCCTCGTCCAGCTGTACCTCAAACCGCAGCCCCTTGTTGGTGGCGGTGGGCTGGAAGGTGCGCTCTAGCTCAAACTGAATGGCGCTAAAGGCCAGCGACTCTACCGCCACCACCATGGTTCCCGACTCAATTTTGGCCATGTCGAGAATGTCGTTGATCAGCGAGAGCAGGTCTGCCCCGGCGGAGTAGATGGTGCGGCTGTAGTCCACCTGCTTGGTGGTCAGGTTGCCCTCGCTGTTGTCGCTGAGCATCTTGGCCAAAATCAGCAGGCTGTTGAGGGGCGTCCGCAGCTCGTGGGACATGTTGGCCAAAAACTCTGACTTGTACTGGGACGACTGGGCCAGCTGGCGGGCCTGATCCTCTAGCTCCTGGCGGGCCACCTCGATTTCGTGATTTTTGCGCTCCACCTGCTGCTTTTGGGTTTCCAGCAGCTCGGCCTTTTCCTCCAGCTCTTCGTTGAGCTGCTGGAGCTCTTCGTTGGACTGCTGCAATTCTTCCTGCTGCTGCTGGAGCTCGATCTCTGACTCTTGCAGCGACTGGGTGCGCTCTTCGAGCAGCTGGTTGCTGTGCAGCAGCTCTTCCTGCTGCTGACGCAGCTCCTCGGTCAGCACCTGCGATCGCTCCAGCAGTCTCTGGGTCTGCCTGTAGGCGGCGATCGCATTGATCATCACCCCCGTCAGAGCGCTGGCCTCCTCCAAAAAGGCCAGCTGAA encodes the following:
- a CDS encoding response regulator; translated protein: MVNRFKIGTRIGAGFALGLTLLAVLGAVAYRTTTSLIRNAEREKQSYQILAHLNELETELINAETGQRGYLITGQRRYLEPYDTALAEIDTRYGALRQLTVDNPVIQSRLANLEPLVEARLDRLAEGIRLRDTGGFTAAQDFILTDNGRRLMDQVRERIDEMVQQEEILLEERAAQAQLSSRQTLYTIAFGIPISFVVLSLVGWGLSRNISDPLRKLSKTAEQLADGDLSVTLPDSTSQDETGILTRTFSQMVSNLRETIRANEEQRWLKSNLADLSQQLQGQRSLETLAELMLTYVAPLVEAQQGVLYLLDSTSEPPRLKLLSSYAYQERKHLSNEFALGEGLVGQCALEKRRIVLTQVPEDYIQIRSGLGSAPPLTIVVLPLMFEKAVQGVLELASFDRFDDLQLAFLEEASALTGVMINAIAAYRQTQRLLERSQVLTEELRQQQEELLHSNQLLEERTQSLQESEIELQQQQEELQQSNEELQQLNEELEEKAELLETQKQQVERKNHEIEVARQELEDQARQLAQSSQYKSEFLANMSHELRTPLNSLLILAKMLSDNSEGNLTTKQVDYSRTIYSAGADLLSLINDILDMAKIESGTMVVAVESLAFSAIQFELERTFQPTATNKGLRFEVQLDEGLPSTLATDPRRLQQILKNLISNAIKFTERGGVTVEILPVADGRVAFAVTDTGIGIPPEKQHSIFGAFQQADGTTSRKYGGTGLGLSISLQLAQLLGGTLELQSAPDQGSTFTLYLPERYAAPLTDGEVLQVRAQRGDRPFANPAPDLALAAPAPPAISSPEALPPLPDTLEDDRAALGAAGQSSAEPVLLIVEDDPNFARILIEMARGQGFKVLIALQGQTGLALAQQFVPNAITLDLHLPDMDGLAVLEQLKHDPATRHIPVHILTVNDQQQQEFQMGAIAHIQKPVAPEILTQTLIDIKQFIERRVRYLLVIEDDPVQAQSIIELIGGGDVTSTAVHTGAAALETLRSQPCDCIVLDLGLPDMNGFELLEQIKQDPALVRLPIIVYTGQDLTEAEETQLRRLAETIIIKDVRSPERLLDETALFLHRVQADLPPSQQQMLERLQHSDPALAGKKVLIIDDDVRNIFALTSLLEQYDMAVVFAENGREGIETLRANPDVGIVLMDVMMPELDGYETTRLIRRREQFRSLPIIALTAKAMQGDREKCIEAGASDYITKPVDTEQLLTLLRLWLYQ
- the nadB gene encoding L-aspartate oxidase, which translates into the protein MTQSDLSSLASPQGNSFDVLVIGGGAAGLYAALSIPPRWRIGLVTKDTLSISASDWAQGGIAAAIGVDDAVSLHVADTLVAGAGLCDAPAVEHLASKAAPCIQRLVELGVAFDRTEGQLAMTLEAAHSRRRVLHAADTTGRAIVSILAEAVLQRPNITVLESAFALDLWMAEGRCRGALVAHRQRLQWLSAQATVLATGGGGQVYAQTTNPAASTGDGVAMAWRAGAQLRDLEFVQFHPTSLAEPGAPPFLISEAVRGEGAHLVDRQGYRFAFDYHPDGELAPRDVVSRAIFHHLQKTGDSRVWLDMRPIPPDRLQYRFPNILRVCRTWGIDPLTDPVPVSPAAHYWMGGITTDLSSQTTIPGLYAVGENASTGVHGANRLASNSLLECLVYGAELAKLPLKSGKSGDQQTLTGEASALDEATLPWPQNTAVDALATIHQQREQLTQLMWDAAAISREQGRLEGAIADLSQWRTDWQQHPWQSLHQLSPGQTYALPDTLDWPLVRAWGELGNLYDIAWLILTSAAFRTESRGGHFRQDYPQPSPRWQVHTVVEGDRWEQSPPVEE
- a CDS encoding protein-glutamate O-methyltransferase CheR, translating into MKPDDVDIHLLVEGLYRRYGYDFRNYAPASLKRRIQSFLRTERVASVAQLQALVLRDRACAERLLLGLTVNTTAMFRDPTFYMAFRQQVVPLLRTYPFFRIWHAGCSTGQEVYSMAILLQEEGLYPRCRIYATDANDRVLQIARQGIYPYKQMQDYTQLYLKAGGQRTFSEYYTANYNHAILRPALRERIVFGEHNLVTDGSFNEFNVILCRNVLIYFNQALQNQVHELFYNSLCKFGILALGKQETIRFTKYESAYDDLVRPEKIYRRRN
- a CDS encoding chemotaxis protein CheB, whose protein sequence is MAYELIVMGTSLGGLSALKILLGALPKEFPAAIAVVQHRHRESDPSLGTFLQQFTVLPVHEVEDKERIQPGHVYLAPADYHLLVEYGYFSLSVDEPVSYARPSIDVLLESAADVYSDRVIGVILTGANQDGVQGLTTLQRRGGVAIVQDPATAESPVLPKAAIAAAAADWVLPLGDIAPRLIHLCAATGG
- a CDS encoding response regulator, giving the protein MQSESPVNILLVDDQPENLVALEAILGDLGANLVKSTSGEEALRCLLQDDFAVILLDVQMPQMDGFEVATLIRHRQRSRDTPIIFLTAFSSNEQFMFKGYALGAVDYLIKPIAPNILLSKVAIFIELFKKSEALRQKTEMLQQQTQALQQQAAQLEAINTELQTSEERFRLLSACSPLGVFVTDTEGYCVYTNPRFQSICCGSAETQPQQSWLVSVHPDDLAVAHSTWAAYLEDGQDYSQEFRFQSEETAHRWVSIRSARLVSEQKQFLGYVGTVEDITERKLAEAASAQVIREQAARQEAETANRMKDEFIAVLSHELRTPLNSILGWSHLLRSRNLDPQKIDYAISTIERNAITQKQLIEDILDVSQIVRGKLQLHCQPLDLAAIAQTALETVRPSAEAKAIALVDNLQDTARLEIVGDALRLQQVVWNLLTNAIKFTPQQGRVDLHLTVVADLAHAPVSPPPPYAPGYAQLQIRDTGMGIAADFLPHIFDRFRQADSSTTRAQGGLGLGLAIVYHLVEQHQGYVWADSPGPNQGTTFTVALPLVPVTAAAAPSSSLRDNPVGVAPRALADMSILIVEDDTDTREYLAFLLQSQGAIVTTAATAEEGLELLGATQPALLLCDISMPDMDGYTLIQKIRAELPAPQAQIPAIAITAHARLSDQTEALANGFQQHLPKPVEPEVLLQTVLRVTGTTA
- a CDS encoding metal-binding protein: MSSGRTHDRITLWALPLVVLVAFRLTLSGWLTTVVCLGFLLGGWMLGPDLDIHSVQYKRWGWLRWIWLPYRGSMRHRSPWSHGPIVGTAVRVLYVSLWLGLGGIVVVDLLNSTQRTALTWGELVDGLGWALLTYWPWWLALVAGLELGALSHYVTDWLSSASKGKGRRPKKRRR